A genomic window from Glycine soja cultivar W05 chromosome 10, ASM419377v2, whole genome shotgun sequence includes:
- the LOC114370415 gene encoding uncharacterized protein LOC114370415 produces the protein MEWKKYYLDVVLVPLGFLITIGYHVWLWHKVRTQPSSTIIGINTHGRRSWVPAMLKDIEKKNILAVQTLRNMIMGSTLMATTSILLSAGLAAVISSTYSVKKPLNDAIYGAHSEFMVALKYVTLLTIFLFSFFCHTLSIRFFNQVSILICTPQDVMSSSIVVTPQYLTELLEKGTILSTVGNRLFYSALPLLLWIFGPVLVFLSSVAMLPILYNLDFVCGNNNGKGKIVKNDKGEDYV, from the exons atGGAATGGAAGAAATATTATTTGGATGTGGTGCTGGTACCATTGGGATTTCTGATAACCATTGGTTATCACGTTTGGTTGTGGCATAAGGTTCGAACACAGCCTTCTTCCACCATAATCGGAATCAATACTCATGGAAGACGCTCCTGGGTCCCTGCCATGTTGAAG GACATTGAAAAGAAGAACATCCTAGCAGTGCAAACTCTTCGTAACATGATAATGGGATCAACTCTCATGGCCACAACTTCCATTCTCCTCTCTGCAGGCTTGGCAGCTGTGATAAGCAGCACTTACAGCGTTAAGAAGCCTCTGAATGACGCTATATATGGAGCCCACAGTGAATTCATGGTAGCACTTAAATACGTGACACTCTTAACCATATTCTTATTCTCATTTTTCTGTCACACCCTGTCGATTAGGTTTTTCAATCAAGTGAGCATCCTCATTTGCACACCACAAGATGTCATGTCCTCCTCAATAGTAGTGACCCCTCAATATTTGACTGAGCTTTTGGAGAAGGGAACCATTCTGAGCACTGTTGGCAACAGGCTTTTCTACTCAGCACTCCCTCTTCTGCTTTGGATCTTTGGGCCTGTGTTGGTTTTCTTGTCTTCTGTGGCAATGTTACCGATTCTTTATAACCTAGACTTTGTTTGTGGGAATAATAATGGGAAGGGAAAGATCGTCAAGAATGACAAAGGGGAGGACTATGTTTGA